A genome region from Arachis duranensis cultivar V14167 chromosome 8, aradu.V14167.gnm2.J7QH, whole genome shotgun sequence includes the following:
- the LOC107462357 gene encoding vascular-related unknown protein 4-like isoform X1, protein MSSISETPSSFLTTKNITGEDDDESPEESGWTTYFEDFFNNNNNNHSYCSTILSNNNNNNNLSSSVVDCCCSSSLVSDAASLYATKFVDDTVQGNNKNNNKELCMTMRLKKGSRSGLVKRNKNTRKGFIDDALEDTASSPLNSPKILYEEKEEQHLFHQEKGNGSGIRDERKELGFKKRDSDYTELNKKGCLVPLSMHGNKVYLG, encoded by the exons ATGAGTTCCATAAGCGAAAccccttcttcttttctcaccACCAAGAACATAACcggtgaagatgatgatgagtcCCCAGAAGAGAGTGGTTGGACCACTTACTTTGAGGATTtctttaacaacaacaacaacaaccacagCTATTGTTCTacaatattgtctaataataataataataataatttatcttctagtgttgttgattgttgttgttcttcttctcttgtCTCTGATGCTGCTTCTTTGTATGCTACAAAATTTGTTGATGACACCGTGCAaggtaataataaaaataataataaggaatTATGTATGACTATGAGATTGAAGAAAGGTAGCAGATCAGGTTTAGTGAAGAGGAATAAGAACACCAGAAAAGGTTTTATTGATGATGCTTTGGAAGATACTGCAAGTTCTCCTCTTAATAGCCCCAAG attttatatgaAGAGAAGGAGGAACAACACCTTTTTCATCAG GAGAAAGGAAATGGCTCAGGAATAAGAgatgaaagaaaagaattggGTTTTAAGAAGAGGGATAGTGACTACACAGAACTGAATAAGAAGGGTTGCTTAGTTCCTTTGTCTATGCATGGTAATAAAGTATATCTAGGTTGA
- the LOC107462357 gene encoding vascular-related unknown protein 4-like isoform X2, translated as MSSISETPSSFLTTKNITGEDDDESPEESGWTTYFEDFFNNNNNNHSYCSTILSNNNNNNNLSSSVVDCCCSSSLVSDAASLYATKFVDDTVQGNNKNNNKELCMTMRLKKGSRSGLVKRNKNTRKGFIDDALEDTASSPLNSPKEKGNGSGIRDERKELGFKKRDSDYTELNKKGCLVPLSMHGNKVYLG; from the exons ATGAGTTCCATAAGCGAAAccccttcttcttttctcaccACCAAGAACATAACcggtgaagatgatgatgagtcCCCAGAAGAGAGTGGTTGGACCACTTACTTTGAGGATTtctttaacaacaacaacaacaaccacagCTATTGTTCTacaatattgtctaataataataataataataatttatcttctagtgttgttgattgttgttgttcttcttctcttgtCTCTGATGCTGCTTCTTTGTATGCTACAAAATTTGTTGATGACACCGTGCAaggtaataataaaaataataataaggaatTATGTATGACTATGAGATTGAAGAAAGGTAGCAGATCAGGTTTAGTGAAGAGGAATAAGAACACCAGAAAAGGTTTTATTGATGATGCTTTGGAAGATACTGCAAGTTCTCCTCTTAATAGCCCCAAG GAGAAAGGAAATGGCTCAGGAATAAGAgatgaaagaaaagaattggGTTTTAAGAAGAGGGATAGTGACTACACAGAACTGAATAAGAAGGGTTGCTTAGTTCCTTTGTCTATGCATGGTAATAAAGTATATCTAGGTTGA